A window of bacterium genomic DNA:
ACGCTCACCTTGGTGAAGATGAGGTCGCCGGAGGAGTTCGCACTCGCGGATTTGGCACTCATGTCGGGATCCAATCAGTTGCCTTCGAGGCTTCCGCCACCGCGTGCCCTGCCACCGCAGCCTCCCTGGCCGGGTGGACGCCCGCCTCCGGCGATCGCATCAACTGCCGGGCCGCTTGTCGCAGGCAGCGCGAGGCGGGATGGTTCGGGTACATGCGGGTGAAGGGCCGTCCCTCCCGCGTGCTGCGTGCGATCTCCGCCGCCGCGGGCAGGCAGCCCAGCTCGGGGGCCTGGATGCCGTAATGCCGCTCCAAGCGGCGCTGGAAGCCGGCCGCGCTGGTCTGCCAATTCCCCGGCCCCTCCATCCGGTTGTGCAGGAGGTGCAAGGTCCGGTCGGGCCAATGGCGCAGGACATGACCGGCCAGCATCAGGCTGCGGGAGTCCATCCCGGCGCGTCCGTCCACCAGCAGGAGGATCTCGCCGGCCGCCCGGAACCAGGGGTTGTCCTTGACGTGAAGACCGGTGAAACGGTCGACCAGGACAACATCTGCGTCCCGGGCCAGGACGGGCAGAAAAGCCGGCAGTGCCGCCTCGTCGCACAACTCCAGCGGAGCCAGGGTGGGACCCTGCTCCTGGGTCAGGAGGCAGGCCGGGCCATCCCGGCGGACCGGTCGGCCGGTGGGCAGCGCGGGACCCATCGTGCCCAGGGAGCTGACCAGCACCACGTCCCGCCCGACCCCGCACCAGGCGTCGGCCAGGGCCAGGGCCACCGTGCTGGCCCCCAGACCGGCGGGCAGGCCCGCCACCAGGATGATGCGTCCCTTGCTCATGCCTCCAGCCGCGCCTCCGACACAAGGGCCCGGATCCGCTTCATGCTGTCGCTGCGCGTCTCCTCCAGCTGGAAGGTCTCGCCGCGCAGGATCCAGCGGGCCAGCAGGGCCGCCTCCGGCCGCGCGAGGTCATCCGGTATGCGCTGCCCCGTCCCCACGTAGCTGACCGGCAAGGCGGCCTGGGCCGCCAGGTCGACCAGGGCGCCCAGGCCCGTGGCCTCGTCCACTTTGGTCAGCAGCAGGCGGTCGGCCCCGGCCTGACGCCAGGGGGCCAGGCAGGCCAACTGGTCCTCCAGACGCATGGTGGCGGCGAGCACGACGTGGACATGCCGGGTCTTCAGGCTGCGCAGGAAGGTCCGGGTCCGCTCCAGGCCCAGCCGCTCGCGGGGCCCCGTGCCCGGCGTGTCCACCAGGATCAGGTCGCAGCCGGAGAGGCGATCGAGCGCCGCCGCCAGGTCACCCGGGCGGTAGAGCTGCTCCAGGGGGACGCGCAGGATGCCCGCCAGGCGGCGGATCTGCTCCACGGCGGCCACCCGCTTGGTGTCCAGGCTGAGCACGCCGGCCCGCCGATGGGGCAAGCCGTCGCGGTGGAGCAGGAGTTTGGCCAGCATCGTGGTCTTGCCCACGCCGGTGGGACCCACCAGCACCTCGATGCGGGGACCGGGCGAGCTGTCCGGCACCTCTGTGCCGACGCAGGGCAGGCGCCGGGCCA
This region includes:
- the flhF gene encoding flagellar biosynthesis protein FlhF; its protein translation is MDIRTFTGHTLVEALSQVKRELGEDAVILSSRRVEEAAGLPDGHSVEVVAAQPAPQPARRPNPRGETRAWTPPRISRTGSGQECAPLPAPLAAAPGPLPAAPPITASPVAAPAAEDWQGLRTELQELRRAMKDMDQSARFGSHRAWSVRHEQALRTLCGRGMSRPTACSLLDELEDAGDDTRWEKALTMALARRLPCVGTEVPDSSPGPRIEVLVGPTGVGKTTMLAKLLLHRDGLPHRRAGVLSLDTKRVAAVEQIRRLAGILRVPLEQLYRPGDLAAALDRLSGCDLILVDTPGTGPRERLGLERTRTFLRSLKTRHVHVVLAATMRLEDQLACLAPWRQAGADRLLLTKVDEATGLGALVDLAAQAALPVSYVGTGQRIPDDLARPEAALLARWILRGETFQLEETRSDSMKRIRALVSEARLEA